The Streptomyces sp. 135 sequence GGTCGAGGAGACCGTCGATCTCGTCCATCAGCACCAGGTCGGCGGCGCTCCACTTCGCGGACTTGTACGAGCGCGGGGGCCTCGCCCACAGGATCGCCTTCTGCTCCTCGGCGTCAAGGATGCCGTCCGCGGCGGCGGCGAGCGCGTCCGAGTCGGCGAGCAGCCCCGCGAGGACCTCGTCCGCCCGCACCTTGGGCCAGGCCCGGTCGACGAAGGCACTCACCGGCCGGGCCCGGGAGATCTTCCGCACCCAGGCGTTGCCGCGCGGCCCGGAGCGCCGCTCGGCCTGCTCCTGGACGGCCCGCACGGCCCGGCTGCGCACCCGCTCGCGCCCCACGGAGTACGGCGGCTCCTCGGCCCGCACGGCGTCGACGATCCGCTCCAGCTCGTCGAGCGGCACCCGCCAGCGGTAGGACCCGTCCGGCACCGCCAGCGACTCGGCGGGCGGCGCGACGCGGGAGTACAGGGCGCGGCGCAGCACGGCCGCCATCCGGACGTCGTGCTTGACCAGGGCGGCGGCCTCGTCGTCCGTGGCACGCACCGGATGGCCGTGGTCACGGCCGATTTCGTCCCGCACGGTGGACTGGCGCACCCCGCTCTCGCCGAGGGAGGGCAGCACCTCGGCGATGTAGCGCAGGAAGGTCTGGTTGGGGCCGAGGATGAGCAGCCCGGAGCGCCGTATCCGCTGGGGGTGGGTGTAGAGGAGGTAGGCGGCGCGGTGCAGTCCGACGGCGGTCTTGCCGGTGCCGGGGGCGCCCTGCACGCAGAGGGAGGCGGTGAGTTCGCCGCGTACGAGGTCGTCCTGCTCGGGCTGGATGGTGGCGGCGATGTCGCGCATGGGGCCGACGCGGGGCCGCTCGATCTCCCCGGCGACGATGCGGCTGCCGCCGCCTTCCGTGGCCTCGCCCTCGGCCAGGTGTTCGTCCTCCATGCCGGTGAGGTCCGCGGAGTCGCCCTTGCTGCCGGGCGCCCAGCCGAACCGGCGGCGGACGGCGACGCCCTGCGGGTCGCGGGCGCCGGCCTGGTAGAAGGCGCGGGAGACGGATGCGCGCCAGTCGACGACGAGGGGCGGTGCGGAGGGGTGCTCGGTGATGCGCAGGCGCCCGATGTGGTAGCGCTGCCCGCGGTGGTCGCCGGCCTCCTCGGCGGCGGGGCCGGTGGCGGCGAAGTCGAGGCGGCCGAAGAAGAGGGGCGCTTCGGGCAGCTCGCGCAGCTCCTTGGCGTGGCTGCGGAACTGGTGGCCGAGGACTTCGGCGTCGGCGCCGGACGCGGACACGTCCTCTCCTGAGACGACCCGTTCCTGGGCGCCTTCGACCATGCCGGCGAGTGCGGCGCGGCAGGCGTCGTGGTAGCTGCGTTCTTGGGTGAGGGCGGCGAGGGGGGTCTGAGAAGTCGGAGCGGCCATGCCCACCAGAATAATGTAACCGAGTTGAATTCGTAACCGAGTAACGTCGCCCTCCCGCCGCCCCTTAGACTCCCCCCATGACCAGCAGCGACGCCGAGCCCGCCGAGCCCGGCCTGCGGACCCGCAAGAAGCAGCAGCGCTATCAGACGATCTCCGAGACGGCGATCGCGCTCTTCCTGGAGAAGGGTTTCGACAAGGTGTCGGTCGCGGAGGTGGCCGCCGCGGCGGAGGTCTCCAAGCCGACCCTCTTCCGCTACTTCGCCGCCAAGGAGGACCTGGTCCTGCACCGCTTCGCCGACCACGAGGACGAGCCGGCCCGCGTCGTCGCCGCCCGCCCCGGCAAGCGCCCCGCCCTCGACGCCCTCCAGCGCCACTTCCTGGACGGCCTCGCGCGCCGGGACCCGGTGACCGGCCTCTGCGACGTCCCCGCGGTCCTCGCCTTCCACCGCCTGCTCTACGGCACCCCGTCCCTGGTCGCCCGCCTCCACGGCTACCAGAACCGCTCCGAACAGGCCCTCGCCGAGGCCCTGACCGCCGCACACGGCGGCAACCCCCTGGAATCTCGCCTGGCCGCGGCCCAGATCGTCGCCGTCCAGCGGATCCTCGCGGAGGAGAACTGGCGCCGGATCACCGCCGGCGAGACCGCGGACGAGGCCTGGCCCGACGCGGTGACCTCGGCGAACCACGCCTTCGCCCAACTGCGCACCGGCCTCCAGCGCTACGCGTGAGCCGGGGGCGGCTCGGGCAGCGCGGAGGCCAGCTCCCACAGGGTGTCGAAGAGCTCGCGCCGCCGCGCGACCTTCTCCCGCGCCTCGGCCCCCGACCTGACATGCCAGCGGGTCAGGGACGCCTGGTAGCCCATGAGGTCCAGCACCTGGCGCTCCGTGGGGGTGCGTGCCGGCTTCCTCACCACCTCGTCGTAGATGCCGTCGAACAGCTCCTCGTCGTTGATCAGGCAGAACTTCAGGAACGGCGTGATGTGCAGGGCGCGGAACCGCGCGTCCACGGCCCGGCGCCCCGCCAGATTTCGCGCGAGCTCGTCCAGGGCGCCCGCGAACCCCTGGGCCTTCGCCAGCAGCGTCGCCCGGAAGTCGGGGTCGTCCACGGCCTTGCCATCCCCGTCGAGCCTCCCCGGTATCGCCATCGAGGCGGTGAAGTCCGGCACGAGGATACGGATGACCACCGGCCGCGCATTCCCCCCGCCACCGAAATCCTCCAGGACGCGCAGGACCGGACGCACCACGGTTTCACCGGTGTACCCGATGGCGTCGATGCGGATCCGCTCGGGCCGCCCCGCCACCAGGGCCCGGCCGAAGTACTGCCGTAGATCCTCCGTCCTGATCTCGTCCCGCGCCTGTGGCCTCAGGGCGTCGTTCAGCCGCCGCACCTCGGCGTAGAGGACGTAGCCGACCAGGGTGAGGAGGGCGCCGCCCAGATAGGCCTTGCCCTCCAGGGCGTCCCCCACCGGCCGCACGAACTGCGCGACCAGGCCGAGGCAGAACACACCGAGCAACAGGGCCTTGGTGACGGCGCTCTCCGCGTCCGCCCAGCTTTCCGCCGCCCGCTCCCGCACCGTACGACGACCACTCGGCGCCACCAAGCCACCTCCGCACGGCGGGAGTCGGGCGGGCGGCCCAACAGGAGGAGACCATGGTGCCCGCCCGCCGTCCGGTCAGGAAGGGCCCGTCTCCAGGAGCCGTAGCAGCGGTTCCAGCGCGGGGACGACGAGCTCGGCCCCGGCCTCTCGCAGTGGCGCGGCCTTGCGCTCGTCGCGCGCGTACCCCACGAAGAGGACCTTGGCGTCCCGCGCCGCCTGGAGGTCGGTCGCCGTGTCGCCGATCATCACGGCCTCGGCGGGCTGGGCGCCCAGGCCGCGCAGGGCCCGGTTCAGGGAGTCGGGGTCCGGCTTGAGCAGGGCGGGCCGGTCCGTACGGCCGTGGATGTGCGGGCCGAACGTGTCCGTCAGACCGTGCAGGTGGAGGTAGGCGGCGACGGCGCGCGGCGAGTTATTGGTGACCACGGCGATACGCGCGCCCCGCTCCCGCAGCCCGCGGATCAGCCGGTGGGCGCCCGGCGTGGCCGGTGCCGTATGCGCGGCCCTGACCTCGCCGGCCGTGAGGATCGCCTCCAGTTCGGCGAGCAGACCGGCGTCCTGGATCACGCCCTCGCGCAGGGCGCGGTCCATGGCGCGCAGCACGTCGTGGGGGTCGGCGGACCGTTCCTCCTGCGGCATGAGGACACCGCTGACGCCGCGCTCGCGGGCATGTTCCCGCAGCTCGCGGGCGACGCTCGCGGATGACCCGTCCGGGAAGAGCCGGCAGACCGGTCCGTCGAAGTCGAAGAGCACGCAGCTCTCGTCAGGCGCGCTCAACAGCCGTGCTACTTCGCCCAGTTCGGCCGGGGCCGTATACAGCCCGCGCCCAGCGGCTTCCCGCTCAACGGTTCCGTCGGCGTCGCCGTCCATGTCCCGTGCCTCCCCTTCGCTCAGGGCCCGGCCGAACGGCCCCGCGAACCACTCCCGCAGGGCCCGCTCCGCCCGCCGCTCGTCCGGCACCTCGTCCAGCTTCAGGGGTTCGGCGGCGCGCCGCAATGCCCGGCAGACCCGCGCCGCCGCGTACGCGAAGTCCGCGTCGTCCGGCTCGCCCGGCGGCCCGGTCAGGTCGAGCGCGGCCCGCATGATGTCGGGAAAGACGGACTGGGCGTACTCGAAGTCGAGGTAGACGGGCAGGTCGGCGGCCAAACCCGCGGTCATGTCCCGGTGCCCGGCGCGCTCCATCGCCTCGGCCCACAGCTCCTTCATCATGCTCTGCTCGTCCTTCTCGTACTCCATGCGTACGAGATGGGTGGCGAGGTCGTGCAACGGGTCGCCGTACATGGCCAGTTCCCAGTCGATGACCGCGACCTGCTTGCGGTCGACGACGACGTTGGCGCGGTGCACGTCGGTGTGGAGCAGGCAGAAGGGCCGCGGC is a genomic window containing:
- a CDS encoding AAA family ATPase — its product is MAAPTSQTPLAALTQERSYHDACRAALAGMVEGAQERVVSGEDVSASGADAEVLGHQFRSHAKELRELPEAPLFFGRLDFAATGPAAEEAGDHRGQRYHIGRLRITEHPSAPPLVVDWRASVSRAFYQAGARDPQGVAVRRRFGWAPGSKGDSADLTGMEDEHLAEGEATEGGGSRIVAGEIERPRVGPMRDIAATIQPEQDDLVRGELTASLCVQGAPGTGKTAVGLHRAAYLLYTHPQRIRRSGLLILGPNQTFLRYIAEVLPSLGESGVRQSTVRDEIGRDHGHPVRATDDEAAALVKHDVRMAAVLRRALYSRVAPPAESLAVPDGSYRWRVPLDELERIVDAVRAEEPPYSVGRERVRSRAVRAVQEQAERRSGPRGNAWVRKISRARPVSAFVDRAWPKVRADEVLAGLLADSDALAAAADGILDAEEQKAILWARPPRSYKSAKWSAADLVLMDEIDGLLDRPAGYGHIVVDEAQDLSPMECRAIARRSDFGSLTVLGDLAQATTPWAARSWAALLGHLGKPDATVTPLTTGFRVPRAIVGLANRLLARLDVDVPPARSMRADGELRVLKARDVEATAVETVRGALAWEGSVGVIAADARTERLRAALAAAGIETAGADELGARVTVLPASLAKGLEYDHVVAVEPAEIAAAERRGPHRLYVVLTRAVSRLDVVHSGPLPWEA
- a CDS encoding TetR family transcriptional regulator → MTSSDAEPAEPGLRTRKKQQRYQTISETAIALFLEKGFDKVSVAEVAAAAEVSKPTLFRYFAAKEDLVLHRFADHEDEPARVVAARPGKRPALDALQRHFLDGLARRDPVTGLCDVPAVLAFHRLLYGTPSLVARLHGYQNRSEQALAEALTAAHGGNPLESRLAAAQIVAVQRILAEENWRRITAGETADEAWPDAVTSANHAFAQLRTGLQRYA
- a CDS encoding HAD-IA family hydrolase, with product MPSPPPRSPHEAPKSGRRETWIRRLADSHRDHPDREVVAGHHNINYVVPLSWSLALLLRTMPFRARVKCRMPRRTVEVVPRIWPSEAELLKVVSRHLAEVPRCFRDFGDWSLHSYRAGRALSDVQPEGRVGEPMMRSFAEFFAKAASVPEAELPPRPAGWPESTRTEEFLAWLVDFTEERVHRPHRWRFHDLFTAVGIRPGVMAAFRDDPDRPRLTPRPFCLLHTDVHRANVVVDRKQVAVIDWELAMYGDPLHDLATHLVRMEYEKDEQSMMKELWAEAMERAGHRDMTAGLAADLPVYLDFEYAQSVFPDIMRAALDLTGPPGEPDDADFAYAAARVCRALRRAAEPLKLDEVPDERRAERALREWFAGPFGRALSEGEARDMDGDADGTVEREAAGRGLYTAPAELGEVARLLSAPDESCVLFDFDGPVCRLFPDGSSASVARELREHARERGVSGVLMPQEERSADPHDVLRAMDRALREGVIQDAGLLAELEAILTAGEVRAAHTAPATPGAHRLIRGLRERGARIAVVTNNSPRAVAAYLHLHGLTDTFGPHIHGRTDRPALLKPDPDSLNRALRGLGAQPAEAVMIGDTATDLQAARDAKVLFVGYARDERKAAPLREAGAELVVPALEPLLRLLETGPS